A DNA window from Pseudorasbora parva isolate DD20220531a chromosome 5, ASM2467924v1, whole genome shotgun sequence contains the following coding sequences:
- the LOC137075299 gene encoding gamma-crystallin M2-like, producing the protein MNFQVTFYEERNFQGRSYNCTSDCADFSSYLSRCHSCRVESGCWMMYDNPNYMGNGYFFRRGEYPDYMSMFGMSNWIRSCRMIPMHRGSYRMRIYERENFMGQMYEMMDDCDSIMDRYHMSHCQSCHVMDGHWLMYEQPHYRGRMWYFRPGEYRSFSNMGGMRFMSMRRIMDSWY; encoded by the exons ATGAATTTTCAGGTCACCTTTTATGAGGAGAGAAATTTCCAGGGTCGCTCTTACAATTGTACCAGCGACTGTGCTGACTTCTCCTCCTACCTGAGCCGCTGTCACTCTTGCAGAGTGGAGAGCGGATGCTGGATGATGTATGATAATCCCAACTATATGGGAAATGGGTATTTCTTCAGAAGGGGCGAGTATCCTGATTACATGTCTATGTTTGGAATGAGCAACTGGATCAGGTCCTGCCGTATGATCCCCATG CACAGAGGATCCTACAGAATGAGGATCTACGAGAGGGAGAACTTCATGGGTCAGATGTACGAGATGATGGATGACTGTGACAGCATCATGGACCGTTACCACATGTCTCACTGCCAGTCCTGTCATGTGATGGACGGCCACTGGCTCATGTATGAGCAGCCCCACTACAGAGGCAGGATGTGGTACTTCAGGCCTGGAGAGTACAGGAGCTTCAGCAATATGGGTGGCATGAGATTCATGAGCATGAGGCGTATCATGGACTCTTGGTACTAG
- the LOC137075319 gene encoding gamma-crystallin M2-like, whose protein sequence is MNFQVTFYEERNFQGRSYNCTGDCADFSSYLSRCHSCRVESGCWMMYDNPNYMGNGYFFRRGEYADYMSMFGMSNWIRSCRMIPMHRGSYRMRIYERENFMGQMYEMMDDCDSIMDRYHMSHCQSCHVMDGHWLMYEQPHYRGRMWYFRPGEYRSFSNMGGMRFMSMRRIMDSWY, encoded by the exons ATGAATTTTCAGGTCACCTTTTATGAGGAGAGAAACTTCCAGGGTCGCTCTTACAATTGTACCGGCGACTGTGCGGACTTCTCCTCCTACCTGAGCCGCTGTCACTCTTGCAGAGTGGAGAGCGGATGCTGGATGATGTATGATAATCCCAACTACATGGGAAATGGGTATTTCTTCAGAAGGGGCGAGTACGCTGATTACATGTCTATGTTTGGAATGAGCAACTGGATCAGGTCCTGCCGCATGATCCCCATG CACAGGGGATCCTACAGAATGAGGATCTACGAGAGGGAGAACTTTATGGGTCAGATGTACGAGATGATGGATGACTGTGACAGCATCATGGACCGTTACCACATGTCTCACTGCCAGTCCTGTCATGTGATGGACGGCCACTGGCTCATGTATGAGCAGCCCCACTACAGAGGCAGGATGTGGTACTTCAGGCCTGGAGAGTACAGGAGCTTCAGCAATATGGGTGGCATGAGATTCATGAGTATGAGGCGCATCATGGACTCCTGGTACTAA